Below is a window of Populus alba chromosome 2, ASM523922v2, whole genome shotgun sequence DNA.
AACTGCATGGATAATCAGTGGGTATGGTGTGGTCCATGAACTAGTGTCCAAAAGGCTCCACTGGGCCTTCGGCTAATCTAGATATGGCTCAATGTTCATTAACCCACCAATGCTCTTACGTGGCACCCTATTATCTTTATTTCTTGTAGCTTTGACCGCTCTCTTTCATCATCGATTTTCTACAGCTTTTGCTTTGCGCCGTGGTCCAGCTCTACGTGTATTACAgattatcaagaaaaataaaaataaaattcactcttactttcaataaaaatttcGGGTCACTTGATTAACTAGTCCAAAAGggcaaaaaatagaaaattactcTCAATAATATCCTCCATATTCGACAAaagtagctagctagctaccaatcaaaaattaaattatttgtagGGTTTGGTAGTGGAATTAACTACCACATTGAGTGCTGcggttcaatttattttttgaaaaattttaatttttttttgttaaaattgagtgcggtttgtactttctggatcgttttgatgtgctgatatcaaaaataatttttaaaaaataaaaaaaaaattattaacatatttttcagcacgaaaaatatttaaaaacaatagcTACCACACTCCTAACACCCTAAAACAGGGCGTGGCAGCAAAGGAATCCAAATGACGTCGTAGCATATGAATTCGGCGGCGCCGCAAATCTTCATCATGTCTATGCACCTAAATACTTTCTGACAGACCAATAGCcagtttcataaaaaatatgggTGGTGAGAATCCAGCTATACGTGTCTGATTCTGAAATGGCTTGGCAGGTGTCCAGAATGGCTATTTGGAATCCACGAAGCGTGTCCAGATTGGTGCTCGTATTAATCGCTTTatatcttgttctttttttactgtgtttgtataatatttttttaattaaaaatatattaaaataatatttttagatttttttctaatttttaccaacaacatattaaaattatataaaataatatttaaaaatattaatttaatattttttaaattaaaaataatttgaaaaacataagaAACCGTGGTATGATTgcaatgatttttgtttttttatactctttaaatgtttgattttaaaaaaaatattaaattgaagttttgttttagtgtttttttaattatttaaactattaatattaaaataaaaaaaattatttaaatatatttttaaatgaaaaatattttttcaaaaatattatttatcattatacaaatatgtatttaaagctcgtttgtttttggattttaaaagtatttttaaattttttattttaaattattttttaatattttcaaatcattttaatatattaatatatatatatatataattattttaaatattttttaaataaaaaatattttaaaaaataatcattaagtTATTCATGTAGTTTGAATGCTGGTGTGTCTGTATATAAAGGTATGTAAAAGATTCAGCACACTGCAATACTTGTGCACTTGCATAGACAAAGGAAATTTGACAGCTTGAAGTCCTTTGTCAACTTTATTTGGTTGACTTGGCGTCAAATTCCAGTCACACAACAAGGTTAATTAATAGCTAGTTTGGAGTCAAATTCAGTCAAACTTGTCCTTCCTGTGCTGTTAATCCGGGTTCGATCAATTTTTGCAAACCATTTCCTCCCTGATGTGAAGACTGGctattaaagaaaatgaaaagaatgttGAAAacgtaattaatttaaaaaattcaatttttatctttgctaaaaattaattgttttagtatattttattattttgatgcactgattttaaaaataattttttaaaataaaaaaatatcattttaatgtatttcaatataaaaaatattataaaaaataactacagcTACactccaaaataaataaaaaaaattatagcaaaaACATGTGCTAAACCCATTGGATGCTATCTAACATTAGAGTGAATAACTTTCTACTGTGCATTTGGAAGATTGCAAAAATATTCTTCTTTCATGACCGTAaagtaagttttataattaattaattggggATTGATGTACATCTACATACACTTACTTTAATTTGGATTAAATATAGATTAAATAGAGATGCCCtgaacctttattttttttaaaaaaaaaaaaaaaaaaaaacctacaaaacAACCGCCCCAGAAAATCTAATATTATCTCCAAGCACTAACAAGTAACAAGGGACCATAGTATAATTAGTGCGGTAGATCAACCCTCGGTTTCGTAAACCAGCAGGATGTCCAGTCTTTACCtgctctctgttttttattcTCAAATTCTAGCTATAAATACTGCCACGGCCCTTTCTCCTGTTTCATGCAGTCAAACAAGGAGTTCGAAACAAACTGAAAGCTCTAGTCTCCAGTGGTGATCATACTCTAGCAATGGCTATTTCGAAGCTTCTGATCGCTTTGCTTCTCGTGTCTCTTCTTGTGCTTCAGAAGGTAAAGTATTCACGAGTCTTGCAGCGTATATATGTCCTCCTTTAATTTGGATTTGAGGGTTGTCGTCGAGttcatttctttctctctgttttctctGAGGCTGAACCATCGATtactaaaaatatacataaaaaacatGGCATTTGAATGATGCAGGTGAACGCAAGCCAAGCTGAAAGCTCTATTCCTGGGAAAAACATGGGTACGTAAACTCTTGAACCTGCCCACAACATCATCAGTTGGTCGAATGGCTTGTGTTAAAGAATCAATCTACCCTTAAGGTCACATGTAATTAATTGGAATAACCTATGGTTATTTTACATGTTAATCTAACAAAATCGCgttaaattattgtttaaacATCAGCACGTACGTCTGAATTAAATTCATGGGTGCCCTTAATTCTTGCCAATTCATTTGGCTTTGTGTGCAGATTGTGGCGGCGCTTCCGGGACATGCAGCAAAGGATGCAAATGTGACCATAAAGGCACTTCCGGCAACCTAAAGGATGCAAGTGTGACCATGAAGGATAGTACTTGCCCTTGCTGTGGCGCCACCATGACTACTCCTGGTGGCAGACGCATGCTTCCATGAAATTAGCTTTGGTCTACTTGTAAAATGCACGTACTGATTCTCCACATATATCAAGAATAATCGTTGGAGTTTGAATGATCTATCTATGAAGTTGTACTTTCTTAACACATACGATCGAGGGATGTCGTTTTCTCTAgttttcctcctcctttttttgtGCCTTGGCCTTTGCTCCTTTTTCTTACGAGGTTTTGTGCgtttaatatttctaaaaatttttaaCGTTTGGAGTGTATTATATTATCCCAAATTGGGCCTCGGTTACTTGCATGTTTATTGCAAAAAATCCCTCTCGCTTCGGCTCAAGGTGGTATTGAAGTGTGGAAAAATCTCCAACCATCAACTACGTTTTAAACCACACGTACGTACTGATGGATTTCATTGAGATTTATATAGATAGAACATCAGGATAGGGATTTAGCACTTggtggattctttttttttacttgcgtgtctgtttatattaatttatatatatctcaattaatttatctattctaaataaaatttaagtttttataccTTGTAGAAATGGTGGGTTAGATAAATCTTCGAACCacaacataattaatttggCATGAGTGTTAattatttagtatattttttaatggtcaGGAGTTCAAGTTCTTTTAAAgttattgaaagtttaattacatgatcattaactttaaaatttataaaaaattgagataCACATAAAATAACCCAAacaccaatattaatcaaaaaacaaaaaaaaatttttttggtagAAGTGACCACAAATATTGAACATATCTATCCTACTAGCCAATTGTTTGCCAGGCTACTTCCAAAACTTTATCCTTTTAATATGCTACTtgttatatagtttttatatggtatttggtattgtagtttaattatatttttaaaaaataatttttttacctttaaattatttatttttgttttttcttgaatctttttaatgtattaatataaaaaactaatatatatatatatatatattatttttattcatttttaaaataaaaaacactttaaaaaaataacttttacaaCATTAATAACTAGTCACTTAGCCTCACAAGAGACTTGGGACTATTTATAACAGAAATTTACAAGCCACGTTAATGTGTTATGCTAGCTTCTAATTTTATCGAGGAAACAAGTAATTATGTCACATATGACATCtagaaccaaattgaaaacGTTATTTCCTATCTTTCATTATTGCCCATATTTTAATCTTTCACGCATTGTCAATCTTCATCCATGCTCTTATTGCTTTTAGAGGGGGGGGGagcaaattctttttaatttttatccataATCTTAAtcacaaatttaataaatttctctGAATTAATCTAGATCAATCCAACACATAATAGTTATCtcaatgttttaataaaaaaagcttacattaaaaaaaaattagttcaacCAGTAGGAAGTCATTTAGTATTTACCTAAACGAAATTAATTACTCTTGACGAATTACTCCAtgttgtttttagtttatttggttcggtttttgaGAAGCTGAACCAAACAAAGCCATGAAGAACAAAAATTTGgttcaatttttactttttgttttcaagtataatcttctaattttagtttttgaatatttttttaaaataaatatttatttaaaagagattactggtaaaaaaaaattgtgtgagGATTAAACCTGTttggaaattaaataaatttttttttgatgttttttaaaagtatatttattttgaaattatatatttttaaataaaaaaaaataactatattacCAACCAAACACACATTAAAGCGGGCATGGTGAGGTCCGTTGTGTTCAAAAGACTTTACTTTGCCTCTGGCTATTCTAGATAAGGCTCAGTGTTTATTAACCCATCAAAGCTTTTACTTGGCCCACTTTATGTGTACGTCACTACGTCGTGGTCCAGCTGTATGTGTATTATAGattatcaagaaaaagaaaaaaatattcattttttttcttttttcttgaattaaaaattcTTGAAGAATTTGCATTTTAGAATATTGAAGATgatgtaaataaatttttaaaatatcgaGGAATgtaatttaatcttaattaacatgtaaatcaatccaataaaatcaaatgaaaaaaacccATCACAGCTGCTATATTTCTTGTAAAGtatatttactcttttttttatgcaagaaagaaaatatctaGAATGCTGATGTGTCTGCATATAAAGGCGTGTAAAAGATTCAGTGCACTGCAATACTTGTGCACTTGCAAGCCCTTTGTCAACGTTATTTGGTTGACTTGGCGTCAAATTCCAGTCACACAACAAGGTTAATTAATAGTCAAGTTGATTCCAACCTGTCCTTCCTGTGCTGTTATCCGGGTTCGATCACTTTTTGCAAACCATTTCCTTTCTACtaggtagttttttttattacgataataatttttttaaaaaaaatattttttatttaaaaatatattaaaataatattattttaaaaattttattttaacaattatacatcaaaatatttaaaaaaacaaaaaaataattttttcaaaatttttatgaaatgcGGCTGTGCTATAAAAACAAACTGCTCCAgactattaaaaaatttgaagacaATGGTGAACGCGTACTTCTCCTtcattaagatatatatatatatatatatggcaaaAACATGTGCTAAACCCATTGGATGTTATCTAAACTTTAGAATGAAGAACTTTCTACTATGCATTTGGAAAATTCCAAAAATGCTCACCTTAATTACCATTTGCAAGCCATGAACATAaagtaagttttataattaattaattaattaattgaattattattagatTTCGTTGTATATATATCCACACATAGCTAAACCTATTAGATAACGTCTAATGcctatctcaaaataaaaaaaaatgcagagataataaatatatatatatatatatatattatatatttgaaagtataaaaaCTTGCATTAAAACTATCTTTTATAAGTTATTCTCCTAAACATGTTTCTATCGCAaccattcttattttttattttctaaaacgataggtaataaagattaaatagaGAGGCCCGGGACCtttccttttttaaataaaaacaaaaactacaaaacaaCTGCTCCAGTAAGTCTAATATTATCCCCGAGTTCTGACGAGTTACAAGGGACCATAGTATAATCAGCGCGGTAAACCAACCCTCGGTATCGTTTATGCATGCCAGCAGGATGTCCCGTCTTTGCATGCACCTACTCCCTGTTTTTTATTCTCAAATTCTAGCTATAAATACTGCCACGGCCCTTTCTCCTGTTTCATGCAGTCAAACAAGGAGTTCGAAACAAAACTGAAAGCTCTAGTCTCCGGTGGTGATTATACTCTAGCAATGGCTATTTCGAATTTTGATCGCTTTGCTTGTCGTGTCTCTTCTTGTGCTCCAGAAGGTAAGGTATTCATGAGTCTTGCAGCGTATATATGTCCTCCTTTAATTTGGATTTGAGGGTTGTTGTCGAGttcatttctttctctctgttttctctGAGGCTGAACCATCGATtactaaaaatatacataaaaaacatGGCATTTGAATGATGCAGGTGAACGCAACCCAAGCTGAAAGCTCTATTCCTGGGAAAAATATTGGTACGTAAACACTTGAACCTGCCCAGAACATCATCAGTTGGTCAAATGGCTTATGCTAATTAACGAATTAATACATGGAAAACTACTCTTAACCTATGGTTATTTTACATCTTAATTcgtcaatatttttaatttaaagtaaaaaaaaatcaaatttatttcagaataattttaaaatcaaaaaataaacagcGTTATAATCTCTAttctaaatcatttttataagaaaaattataaagcatCTTCACTTATATTTATTAGAATCAGATTAGAGTAGTCGGTTCAACCAgcaaattaaatcttttaatggtttagtttaagatatgaattattttttaactaacatataaaaattgatttaaattaaacttgGTCTATTAAGAATCGAATTGAATCGATTCAAGATCAATCCACTCCTTGTCccttataaaaatatagaaatagaaatacttttatttatattattttgaatatcaatatatagaattatatataaaaaaaaaacacgtttaACTACAATGCCTGTGCTCTGGAATCAGGTGCATGAACATAGTACAGCTGTGGGGTGATCTCCTACAGCTGGCAGAGCCACTCTGGGGAGGTTCTTATGAAGCTTTCAAGCACATAGGTGATAGCGGCCCGTGTTAGCATCGTTTCCAATTCATAAATAGACTTCCTATTAAATCATAAAACGAGTGAGCTTGACCAGGATTGGCCTCCTAGCTTGTCAGGAACTCAGTAGTTTCCCCATTTATCACAGACCAGAAAAGCACCGTGCGAGTTGAACTAAAGCCTGTCCATGACCTCCCCAGAGAAGAGAAAATTAGCTTGGCTGGTCCATTTTGTACCGGGACAGCTTTACCGGGGAGATTTTGGGATTATTagcacataaaatttaaaatattaattacatagCACAACTGCAAAAGAATCTTGGTGAAACAACACAATTTATGTTTATCATGattcaatatataaaacaattacaattgGAAAACATAGTATTAAATAAATGTCATATTTTGAAACTGcaataattatcaaatactaataataaagatttaatttcacaacatttCACGATTCCAAATCGTAATAAATAGTTGTGTTTCAATACTGAAACATCCAtgaatataacaattaaaaacattataagataaaattgttttcttttaccaaatatttttcaaactttgcTATTctatcaatttgttttataatttattgtgcTAATTTAAAAGACAATCCTTGCAGGAGTGCAAAGTGTAGTTGGGCACCAAAACAGTAACAGAAGAACAAGGAGTTTGGTACGGATATTGAACAATATCTGTGGCTACTTGCCAATTGTTTATGTGAGTCTGTGACTAGTTCCAAAACTTTGTCCCCTCAATCTGGTCACCACTTCTACAGTTCTTAACCTGACA
It encodes the following:
- the LOC118052704 gene encoding gibberellin-regulated protein 11-like, producing the protein MAISKLLIALLLVSLLVLQKVNASQAESSIPGKNMDCGGASGTCSKGCKCDHKGTSGNLKDASVTMKDSTCPCCGATMTTPGGRRMLP